Proteins found in one Muntiacus reevesi chromosome 2, mMunRee1.1, whole genome shotgun sequence genomic segment:
- the OSGIN1 gene encoding oxidative stress-induced growth inhibitor 1 isoform X1, which translates to MSNRRKDHLGACSSEPLPVIIIGNGPSGICLSYLLSGYTPYVRPDAIHPHPLLQRKLSEAPGVSIMDQDLDYLSEGLEGRCQSPVALLFDALLRPDTDFGGSVESVLTWRHQKERAIPHLVLGRNPPGGAWHSIEGSMVTLSQGEWMGLPDLQVKDWMCKKRRGLRNSRATAGDIAHYYSDYVIKKDLSHNFVSNAVVTAVEWGTPEPSSPGARDPSPLFQVSGFVTTEDQSQQSFSLSARNVVLATGTSDSPARLSIPGEALPFVHHDLSALEAATRAGTVSPSSDPVLIIGAGLSAADAVLYARHYNVPVIHAFRRPVDDPGLVFNQLPKMLYPEYHKVHQMMREQSILSPSPYEGYRSLPEHQLLLLKEDRQAVFRDPQGLQKVFGVALVLVLIGSHPDLSFLPGAGADLAVDPDQPLSAKRNPIEVDPFTYQSIHQQGLYAVGPLAGDNFVRFVQGGALAVASSLLRKEARKPP; encoded by the exons ATGAGCAACCGGAGGAAGGACCACCTTGGTGCCTGCAGCTCAGAGCCCCTCCCGGTCATCATCATTG GCAATGGTCCCTCGGGCATCTGCCTGTCCTACCTGCTCTCAGGCTACACCCCCTACGTGAGGCCGGATGCCATCCACCCGCACCCCCTGCTGCAGAGGAAGCTCTCAGAGGCGCCAGGGGTCTCCATCATGGACCAG GACCTAGACTACCTGTCCGAAGGCCTGGAAGGCCGGTGTCAAAGCCCTGTGGCCCTGCTCTTTGACGCCCTCCTGCGCCCAGACACAGACTTTGGGGGCAGCGTGGAGTCTGTCCTCACCTGGAGGCACCAGAAGGAGCGAGCCATCCCCCATCTGGTCCTGGGCCGGAACCCGCCTGGGGGCGCCTGGCAT TCCATTGAAGGCTCCATGGTGACCCTGAGCCAAGGCGAGTGGATGGGGCTCCCCGACCTGCAGGTCAAGGACTGGATGTGCAAGAAGCGCAG aggtCTTCGCAACAGCCGGGCCACGGCCGGCGACATAGCCCACTACTACAGCGACTACGTGATCAAGAAGGACCTGAGCCACAACTTCGTGTCCAACGCCGTGGTCACGGCCGTGGAGTGGGGGACGCCCGAGCCCAGCAGCCCTGGGGCCCGGGACCCCAGCCCGCTCTTCCAGGTGAGCGGTTTCGTGACCACCGAGGACCAGAGCCAGCAGTCCTTCTCCCTGAGTGCCCGCAACGTGGTCCTGGCCACAGGCACGTCCGACAGCCCAGCCCGCCTAAGCATCCCCGGGGAGGCCCTGCCCTTCGTCCACCACGACCTGTCGGCCCTGGAGGCGGCCACGCGGGCAGGCACAGTGTCCCCGTCCTCGGACCCTGTCCTCATCATCGGGGCGGGGCTGTCGGCTGCAGACGCGGTCCTCTACGCCCGCCACTACAACGTCCCTGTGATCCACGCCTTCCGCCGGCCTGTGGACGACCCCGGCCTGGTGTTCAACCAGCTGCCCAAGATGCTGTACCCCGAGTACCACAAGGTTCACCAGATGATGCGCGAGCAGTCCATCCTGTCGCCTAGCCCCTATGAGGGCTACCGCAGCCTCCCGGAGCACCAGCTGCTGCTCCTCAAGGAGGACCGCCAGGCCGTGTTCCGCGACCCCCAGGGCCTCCAGAAGGTCTTCGGCGTGGCCCTGGTGCTGGTGCTCATTGGCTCCCACCCCGATCTGTCCTTCCTCCCGGGGGCAGGCGCCGACCTGGCCGTGGACCCCGACCAGCCCCTGAGCGCCAAGAGGAACCCCATTGAGGTGGACCCCTTCACCTACCAGAGCATCCACCAGCAGGGTCTGTACGCCGTGGGGCCACTGGCCGGGGACAACTTTGTACGCTTCGTGCAGGGCGGGGCCCTGGCCGTGGCCAGCTCCCTGCTGCGGAAGGAGGCCAGGAAGCCACCCTAG
- the OSGIN1 gene encoding oxidative stress-induced growth inhibitor 1 isoform X2, with translation MDQDLDYLSEGLEGRCQSPVALLFDALLRPDTDFGGSVESVLTWRHQKERAIPHLVLGRNPPGGAWHSIEGSMVTLSQGEWMGLPDLQVKDWMCKKRRGLRNSRATAGDIAHYYSDYVIKKDLSHNFVSNAVVTAVEWGTPEPSSPGARDPSPLFQVSGFVTTEDQSQQSFSLSARNVVLATGTSDSPARLSIPGEALPFVHHDLSALEAATRAGTVSPSSDPVLIIGAGLSAADAVLYARHYNVPVIHAFRRPVDDPGLVFNQLPKMLYPEYHKVHQMMREQSILSPSPYEGYRSLPEHQLLLLKEDRQAVFRDPQGLQKVFGVALVLVLIGSHPDLSFLPGAGADLAVDPDQPLSAKRNPIEVDPFTYQSIHQQGLYAVGPLAGDNFVRFVQGGALAVASSLLRKEARKPP, from the exons ATGGACCAG GACCTAGACTACCTGTCCGAAGGCCTGGAAGGCCGGTGTCAAAGCCCTGTGGCCCTGCTCTTTGACGCCCTCCTGCGCCCAGACACAGACTTTGGGGGCAGCGTGGAGTCTGTCCTCACCTGGAGGCACCAGAAGGAGCGAGCCATCCCCCATCTGGTCCTGGGCCGGAACCCGCCTGGGGGCGCCTGGCAT TCCATTGAAGGCTCCATGGTGACCCTGAGCCAAGGCGAGTGGATGGGGCTCCCCGACCTGCAGGTCAAGGACTGGATGTGCAAGAAGCGCAG aggtCTTCGCAACAGCCGGGCCACGGCCGGCGACATAGCCCACTACTACAGCGACTACGTGATCAAGAAGGACCTGAGCCACAACTTCGTGTCCAACGCCGTGGTCACGGCCGTGGAGTGGGGGACGCCCGAGCCCAGCAGCCCTGGGGCCCGGGACCCCAGCCCGCTCTTCCAGGTGAGCGGTTTCGTGACCACCGAGGACCAGAGCCAGCAGTCCTTCTCCCTGAGTGCCCGCAACGTGGTCCTGGCCACAGGCACGTCCGACAGCCCAGCCCGCCTAAGCATCCCCGGGGAGGCCCTGCCCTTCGTCCACCACGACCTGTCGGCCCTGGAGGCGGCCACGCGGGCAGGCACAGTGTCCCCGTCCTCGGACCCTGTCCTCATCATCGGGGCGGGGCTGTCGGCTGCAGACGCGGTCCTCTACGCCCGCCACTACAACGTCCCTGTGATCCACGCCTTCCGCCGGCCTGTGGACGACCCCGGCCTGGTGTTCAACCAGCTGCCCAAGATGCTGTACCCCGAGTACCACAAGGTTCACCAGATGATGCGCGAGCAGTCCATCCTGTCGCCTAGCCCCTATGAGGGCTACCGCAGCCTCCCGGAGCACCAGCTGCTGCTCCTCAAGGAGGACCGCCAGGCCGTGTTCCGCGACCCCCAGGGCCTCCAGAAGGTCTTCGGCGTGGCCCTGGTGCTGGTGCTCATTGGCTCCCACCCCGATCTGTCCTTCCTCCCGGGGGCAGGCGCCGACCTGGCCGTGGACCCCGACCAGCCCCTGAGCGCCAAGAGGAACCCCATTGAGGTGGACCCCTTCACCTACCAGAGCATCCACCAGCAGGGTCTGTACGCCGTGGGGCCACTGGCCGGGGACAACTTTGTACGCTTCGTGCAGGGCGGGGCCCTGGCCGTGGCCAGCTCCCTGCTGCGGAAGGAGGCCAGGAAGCCACCCTAG